In one Heteronotia binoei isolate CCM8104 ecotype False Entrance Well chromosome 1, APGP_CSIRO_Hbin_v1, whole genome shotgun sequence genomic region, the following are encoded:
- the EBPL gene encoding emopamil-binding protein-like → MASPAASRPSSSPGPLGWASAASLAVCAAQLGLCWVVGRGLGRRHGSSRRDGWVLSWLCYDALVHCSLEGPFVYLSLRGSVAESDSIFASLWKEYGIADARWLHSDPTVVSLEILTVFLDSLLALILIYAILKQKHYRHFIQITLCVCELYGGWMTFCPEWLTGSPSLNTTNWLYLWVYLVFFNGVWVVIPGLLLMQSWVELKAMHHERSERKKHQ, encoded by the exons ATGGCGAGCCCCGCGGCTTCTCGTCCCTCCTCGTCGCCGGGGCCGCTGGGCTGGGCGTCGGCGGCGTCGCTGGCGGTGTGCGCGGCCCAGCTGGGCCTGTGCTGGGTTGTGGGCCGGGGCTTGGGCCGGCGCCACGGGAGCTCGCGGCGGGACGGCTGGGTGCTGAGCTGGCTGTGCTACGACGCCCTCGTCCACTGCAGCCTG GAAGGCCCTTTTGTTTACCTGTCTCTGAGGGGAAGTGTTGCAGAATCAGACAGCATATTTGCATCTCTGT GGAAAGAATATGGCATAGCAGATGCAAGGTGGCTACACTCTGATCCCACTGTTGTCTCACTGGAAATCCTGACTGTTTTTTTAGATAGCCTTTTGGCATTGATCCTCATTTACGCTATTCTCAAACAGAAACATTACAG GCACTTCATACAGATAACATTGTGTGTTTGTGAATTGTATGGTGGATGGATGACCTTTTGCCCAGAGTGGCTCACTGGAAGCCCCAGTCTGAACACTACTAACTGGCTTTACCTTTGGGTATATCTGGTATTTTTCAACGGTGTGTGGGTAGTTATTCCTGGACTTCTGCTGATGCAGTCTTGGGTAGAGTTGAAGGCGATGCATCATGAGAGATCAGAAAGGAAAAAACATCAGTGA